In Ovis aries strain OAR_USU_Benz2616 breed Rambouillet chromosome 17, ARS-UI_Ramb_v3.0, whole genome shotgun sequence, the following proteins share a genomic window:
- the SELENOM gene encoding selenoprotein M isoform X1 gives MHLPLPPPPLLLLLAAVAAATTTFRPDWNRLQGLARARVETCGGUQLNRLKEVKAFVTQDIPLYSHNLAMRHLPGADPELVLLGHRFEELERIPLSDMTREEINALVQELGFYRKASPDEPVPPEYLRAPARPAGGTPDHADL, from the exons ATGCACCTCCCGCTGCCTCCGCCGCCCCTGCTGCTCCTCCTCGCGGCAGTCGCGGCCGCCACCACCACCTTCCGGCCCGACTGGAACCGTCTACAAGGCCTGGCCCGAGCCCGGGTAGAG ACATGTGGAGGATGACAGCTTAATCGCCTGAAGGAG gTGAAGGCCTTCGTCACCCAGGacatcccactcta CAGCCACAACCTGGCGATGAGACACCTGCCGGGGGCCGACCCAGAGCTCGTGTTGCTGGGCCACCGCTTTGAGGAACTGGAG CGAATTCCACTCAGCGACATGACCCGCGAGGAGATCAACGCGCTGGTGCAGGAGCTCGGCTTCTACCGCAAGGCGTCGCCCGACGAGCCTGTGCCCCCGGAGTACCTTCGGGCGCCCGCTAGGCCCGCCGGAGGCACTCCTGACCACGCAGACCTGTAG
- the SELENOM gene encoding selenoprotein M isoform X2 has product MHLPLPPPPLLLLLAAVAAATTTFRPDWNRLQGLARARVETCGGUQLNRLKEVKAFVTQDIPLYHNLAMRHLPGADPELVLLGHRFEELERIPLSDMTREEINALVQELGFYRKASPDEPVPPEYLRAPARPAGGTPDHADL; this is encoded by the exons ATGCACCTCCCGCTGCCTCCGCCGCCCCTGCTGCTCCTCCTCGCGGCAGTCGCGGCCGCCACCACCACCTTCCGGCCCGACTGGAACCGTCTACAAGGCCTGGCCCGAGCCCGGGTAGAG ACATGTGGAGGATGACAGCTTAATCGCCTGAAGGAG gTGAAGGCCTTCGTCACCCAGGacatcccactcta CCACAACCTGGCGATGAGACACCTGCCGGGGGCCGACCCAGAGCTCGTGTTGCTGGGCCACCGCTTTGAGGAACTGGAG CGAATTCCACTCAGCGACATGACCCGCGAGGAGATCAACGCGCTGGTGCAGGAGCTCGGCTTCTACCGCAAGGCGTCGCCCGACGAGCCTGTGCCCCCGGAGTACCTTCGGGCGCCCGCTAGGCCCGCCGGAGGCACTCCTGACCACGCAGACCTGTAG